A stretch of Desulfobacter hydrogenophilus DNA encodes these proteins:
- a CDS encoding ribonuclease J: MLKLIPLGGLGEIGLNMMVVEYDNVIFIIDAGIMFPEDHMLGVDIVIPAMDYLRENVDKIQAIILTHAHEDHIGALPYLLREIRLPVYGTAFTLEIVRNKLIEFDLNTHVDLNLVNPGEVLTIEPFDIEFIRVSHSTIDGVGMAITTPEGVVVHTGDFRISHSADIMKNTDISSFARFGEKGVMALLSDSTNVEVEGYAMSEQEVAKNLGELVEASPGRVIVALFASNVFRIQQIIDIARHNNRRVIFNGRSMEQITDVAMRLGYLECPTGLVVDIKQIHKFEDHEVVIITTGSQGEPMSALTRMASGVHKHINVRKGDTVLLSSKHIPGNEKAIASIINKLYRRGAEVVYSKIARIHASGHAHQEELKMMINLTKPEYFIPIHGEYRHLVVHARLAEKLGMPRSNVIVAENGQVIAFDGENGGRIEERVQTGRILVDGKGIGDVGRSVLKERRELSEGGLVVVTMIIDEETGVVLYGPELISKGFVFDSATGYLVDDAQCVILEIVEEIEAGIDSRVELIRKKLQRALKQYFAFAINRRPLIVPIIIEV; encoded by the coding sequence ATGCTTAAACTCATACCCCTTGGGGGACTTGGCGAAATAGGCCTGAATATGATGGTGGTGGAGTATGATAACGTCATTTTTATTATTGACGCGGGCATCATGTTCCCTGAAGACCATATGCTGGGCGTTGATATTGTTATTCCGGCCATGGATTATCTTCGGGAAAATGTGGATAAAATTCAAGCTATTATTCTAACCCATGCCCATGAAGACCACATTGGGGCCTTGCCCTATCTGTTGCGCGAAATCCGCCTGCCGGTATACGGCACCGCCTTTACTCTGGAGATTGTGCGCAACAAGCTCATTGAATTTGATCTTAATACCCATGTTGATCTCAATCTGGTCAACCCGGGGGAGGTGCTGACCATTGAACCCTTTGACATAGAGTTTATACGAGTCAGCCATTCTACCATTGACGGTGTGGGTATGGCCATCACAACGCCTGAAGGAGTGGTGGTTCACACCGGGGATTTTCGAATCAGCCACTCCGCCGACATCATGAAGAATACCGATATCTCAAGTTTTGCCCGGTTTGGAGAAAAGGGCGTGATGGCACTGCTTTCCGATTCCACCAATGTGGAAGTAGAGGGCTATGCCATGTCTGAACAGGAGGTTGCAAAAAATTTGGGAGAACTGGTTGAAGCCTCTCCCGGACGGGTGATTGTTGCACTTTTTGCTTCCAATGTATTTCGTATCCAGCAAATAATTGATATTGCCAGACACAACAACCGCCGGGTCATATTCAATGGCCGCAGCATGGAGCAGATTACGGATGTGGCCATGCGTTTAGGCTATCTTGAGTGTCCTACGGGGTTGGTGGTGGATATTAAACAGATTCATAAGTTTGAAGACCATGAAGTGGTGATTATCACCACGGGTAGCCAGGGTGAGCCCATGTCTGCCCTGACCCGCATGGCTTCAGGCGTTCACAAGCACATCAATGTCCGCAAAGGGGATACCGTACTTTTATCAAGTAAGCATATCCCGGGTAATGAAAAAGCTATTGCCAGCATTATTAATAAGCTTTACCGAAGGGGCGCTGAAGTGGTCTATTCCAAGATCGCCCGCATTCATGCGTCTGGCCATGCCCACCAGGAAGAGCTTAAGATGATGATCAATCTGACAAAACCTGAATATTTTATCCCTATACATGGTGAATACCGGCATCTTGTGGTGCATGCAAGGCTTGCCGAAAAACTGGGTATGCCCCGCAGTAACGTGATAGTGGCTGAAAACGGACAGGTCATTGCCTTTGACGGGGAAAACGGGGGCAGGATTGAGGAACGAGTACAGACCGGCCGGATTCTTGTGGACGGAAAAGGCATCGGCGATGTGGGCCGTTCCGTGCTCAAAGAACGCCGCGAACTGTCCGAAGGCGGCCTTGTGGTGGTGACCATGATCATTGATGAGGAGACAGGGGTGGTGCTGTACGGACCGGAATTGATTTCCAAAGGGTTTGTATTTGATTCCGCCACAGGCTACCTTGTGGATGATGCCCAGTGTGTAATCCTGGAGATTGTTGAAGAGATTGAAGCCGGGATTGATTCGAGGGTAGAACTGATTCGAAAAAAATTGCAGCGGGCGCTTAAACAGTATTTTGCCTTTGCCATAAACCGCAGACCTTTGATTGTACCCATTATTATTGAAGTATGA
- a CDS encoding DNA translocase FtsK → MKKELFGIFLIFLIILTSVSLFSYHAVDPCVGNHFFTFPDQVNNLFGLIGAHVAGLFIFLFGIGALWVPLILCLFGLWLIRKKPRSVIWLTMAGGLILMITTGSFFFLFNETYAFSDTTIVAGGKIGGWLAGVLLKYANITGCVIFLCFFVLLGIMLVTGISLNAMLKVVWAWLVRFSRIIAQDMSEGAGFLKQTLENKRQEKKAAGLARVDKLKALIVLPRFNGKNNGDDVEPDMGTPDFSSALETTGTVIKENIDDPRPRPRNVSFSKKKSEPEKSMGPTIVAVETDDKEYVADPIIKDIRETPDFVLPGLSFLDEKQKVRKQIDTNELQNKASILKKKLEDFNVKGEVVEILPGPVITTFEYRPAPGIKLSKIVGLSDDLALALAAISIRIVAPIPGRDVVGIEIPNEERELVNLREMIGSKEFVQSKSLLTLGLGKDLLGQPVATKMDKMPHLLIAGATGTGKSVGLNSMIISLLYKATPDEVKLIMIDPKRIELSVYNDIPHLITPVVTDMKKATNALFWAVREMERRYELLELSGLRNIAQFNEMVDERLRDLAPDTSPEDIVLPGGLPLERLPFIVVIVDELGDLMMVASKDVEYALTRLAQMARAAGIHLIIATQRPSADVLTGTIKANFPTRLSFQTSSKIDGRIIIDQGGPESLLGNGDMLFCPPGTGKLMRIQGAFISEKEISRITSFLKDQRQPNYNEEVTQGDDDGQEKVFDESEYDEKYDEAVALITKDRQASISYVQRRLRIGYNRAARLIEMMEHEGIVGPQIGSKPREIFVKSYDEEKIS, encoded by the coding sequence ATGAAAAAAGAACTGTTCGGCATCTTTTTAATCTTTCTGATTATTCTGACATCGGTAAGCCTTTTTTCATACCATGCTGTCGATCCATGTGTGGGCAATCATTTTTTTACTTTTCCTGACCAAGTGAACAATTTATTCGGCCTGATCGGTGCACATGTTGCCGGACTGTTTATATTTTTGTTCGGTATTGGTGCCCTGTGGGTGCCGTTGATTCTTTGTCTTTTTGGTCTTTGGCTGATCAGAAAAAAACCCCGGAGCGTCATCTGGTTGACCATGGCAGGCGGATTGATCCTGATGATCACCACGGGTAGTTTTTTTTTCCTGTTCAATGAAACCTATGCGTTTTCCGACACCACGATTGTCGCCGGCGGAAAAATAGGGGGCTGGCTTGCAGGGGTTTTGCTTAAATATGCCAATATCACCGGTTGTGTCATCTTCTTATGTTTTTTTGTGCTGCTGGGTATTATGCTGGTTACCGGCATCTCCTTAAACGCGATGCTTAAGGTCGTCTGGGCCTGGCTGGTCCGGTTTTCCCGGATAATTGCACAGGATATGTCCGAGGGTGCAGGATTTTTAAAACAGACCCTGGAAAACAAAAGGCAGGAGAAAAAAGCAGCCGGGCTTGCCCGGGTTGATAAGCTAAAAGCCTTGATCGTCCTGCCAAGGTTCAATGGAAAAAATAATGGGGATGATGTTGAACCGGATATGGGCACGCCCGATTTTTCTTCTGCGCTGGAAACAACCGGGACTGTGATCAAAGAAAATATTGATGACCCCCGACCCCGACCCCGGAATGTCTCTTTTTCTAAAAAAAAATCCGAGCCCGAAAAATCAATGGGTCCCACCATTGTCGCGGTTGAAACCGATGATAAAGAGTATGTGGCAGATCCCATAATAAAAGATATCCGGGAAACGCCCGATTTTGTTCTGCCCGGTTTGTCTTTTCTGGACGAGAAACAAAAAGTCCGCAAGCAAATCGACACGAATGAACTCCAGAACAAGGCAAGTATCTTGAAAAAAAAGTTGGAGGATTTCAATGTCAAGGGGGAGGTGGTGGAAATTCTTCCCGGGCCTGTTATCACCACATTTGAGTATCGTCCGGCGCCCGGCATCAAATTGTCAAAGATCGTAGGACTCTCCGATGACCTTGCCCTTGCCCTTGCCGCTATTTCAATTCGTATTGTGGCGCCTATTCCAGGTCGGGATGTGGTGGGTATTGAGATTCCCAATGAAGAGCGAGAACTTGTAAATTTACGGGAAATGATTGGGTCCAAGGAGTTTGTCCAGTCCAAATCTTTACTGACGCTTGGTCTTGGAAAAGATCTTCTTGGTCAGCCCGTGGCCACAAAAATGGATAAAATGCCCCATCTGCTCATTGCCGGTGCCACAGGGACGGGTAAAAGTGTGGGCTTAAATTCCATGATCATCAGTTTATTGTACAAGGCCACCCCTGATGAGGTCAAGCTGATCATGATTGACCCCAAACGTATTGAACTCTCCGTGTATAATGATATCCCCCATCTAATTACCCCTGTGGTCACGGATATGAAAAAAGCCACCAATGCGCTTTTCTGGGCTGTTCGGGAAATGGAGCGCCGGTACGAGCTGCTGGAATTGTCTGGCCTGAGAAATATCGCACAGTTCAATGAGATGGTTGACGAACGGCTCCGGGATCTTGCACCGGACACCTCGCCCGAGGATATTGTGCTTCCCGGTGGGCTGCCCCTGGAGCGCCTGCCTTTTATTGTGGTGATTGTGGACGAACTCGGGGATCTGATGATGGTGGCCTCCAAGGACGTGGAATATGCTTTGACACGCCTGGCCCAGATGGCCCGGGCCGCGGGTATCCATTTAATCATCGCCACCCAGCGTCCGTCCGCTGACGTGCTCACCGGCACAATTAAAGCGAATTTTCCCACCCGGTTATCTTTTCAGACCTCTTCAAAAATTGACGGCAGGATTATCATTGACCAGGGGGGACCAGAGAGCCTGCTTGGCAACGGAGACATGCTGTTTTGCCCGCCCGGCACAGGAAAGCTCATGCGTATTCAGGGCGCCTTTATTTCCGAAAAAGAGATTTCCCGGATCACCTCTTTTCTTAAAGATCAGCGTCAGCCCAATTACAATGAAGAGGTGACCCAGGGAGACGACGACGGCCAGGAAAAAGTGTTTGACGAATCTGAATATGATGAAAAATATGATGAGGCCGTGGCTCTGATTACCAAAGACCGTCAGGCCTCCATCTCCTATGTCCAGCGTCGGTTGCGAATCGGTTACAACCGGGCTGCCCGGCTCATAGAGATGATGGAACATGAGGGCATTGTCGGACCCCAGATCGGTTCCAAACCCCGGGAAATATTTGTGAAAAGTTATGATGAGGAAAAGATCTCATGA
- a CDS encoding class I SAM-dependent methyltransferase produces the protein MTQPLDFEFLNTIKGFMDDDEALRLYDLSLTASRIGPVLEIGSYCGRSAAIIGPACKQNGGILFSVDHHAGSEEQQPGEEYFDPDLYDEKTSSVNTFPLFRLTLSRAGLENTVVPIVCTSKTAGRMWKTPLSMVFIDGGHSFEAAHTDFLTWAPHIIPGGFLVIHDIFFNPEEGGQPPRQIYEEALATGNYEALEITKTLGVLRVKDLKSP, from the coding sequence ATGACCCAGCCGCTTGATTTTGAATTTTTAAATACCATCAAGGGGTTTATGGATGATGATGAGGCCCTTCGTTTATATGATCTTTCCCTGACTGCCTCCAGGATCGGTCCGGTGCTTGAAATCGGCTCTTATTGCGGGCGGTCCGCTGCTATTATCGGGCCTGCCTGTAAACAGAACGGCGGCATTTTATTTTCCGTAGATCATCATGCTGGCTCCGAAGAACAGCAGCCGGGTGAAGAATATTTTGACCCGGACCTCTACGATGAGAAAACTTCAAGCGTCAATACCTTTCCGTTGTTTCGTTTAACGCTTTCCCGGGCAGGTTTAGAAAACACGGTGGTGCCCATCGTTTGTACCTCAAAAACAGCAGGCCGCATGTGGAAGACACCGCTTTCCATGGTGTTCATTGACGGCGGGCACTCCTTTGAAGCGGCACATACGGATTTTTTGACCTGGGCGCCCCATATTATTCCAGGGGGCTTTTTGGTCATCCATGATATATTTTTTAATCCCGAAGAAGGGGGGCAGCCCCCGCGTCAGATCTACGAAGAGGCCCTGGCAACCGGGAATTATGAAGCGCTTGAGATAACCAAAACATTAGGCGTATTGCGGGTGAAAGATTTAAAGAGTCCCTAA
- a CDS encoding ChaN family lipoprotein, with translation MCLSIGCATTSKIIMRDDPLIGTLVKGDTGKPIHFAGLMDTLIHSDIIYLSEKHDNPMHHAIQHRVIQALIDRGYAPILGFEFFSYQDTPLLLNLVDAGKKAHSPKMEKAVEQRIREKLGWENQSDTMWGYYWNLIRLAADNDFPAAGLDLSATQKRRITRKGLDGLSPIELQQLFSTKLSNTAYESYMKSVFVSVHCGMDHGRMTERLYDTWMARNDRMALSVVELFNAVQTQDRDKADRKTGPVVIIIGTGHTEYGLGVLDRVHHLKPNVTQTNLAITEIEREPADLSHYLAPLSLEGFDPVPPADFLWFTQRVSYDDPCEKFKAVLKKMKTRKKKVKPSDLL, from the coding sequence GTGTGCTTATCTATCGGTTGTGCCACAACGTCCAAAATTATCATGCGCGATGATCCGTTAATCGGAACCCTGGTCAAAGGGGACACCGGGAAACCCATCCACTTCGCCGGCCTTATGGATACGCTTATCCACAGCGATATAATTTATCTATCCGAAAAGCATGATAATCCCATGCACCATGCCATCCAGCACCGGGTTATCCAGGCCCTCATTGACCGGGGGTACGCGCCAATCCTTGGGTTTGAATTTTTTTCATACCAGGATACCCCATTGCTGCTCAACCTGGTGGATGCCGGGAAAAAAGCGCATTCACCCAAGATGGAAAAAGCCGTTGAGCAACGAATCAGGGAAAAACTGGGCTGGGAAAACCAATCCGACACCATGTGGGGCTATTACTGGAATCTTATAAGGCTTGCGGCGGATAATGACTTTCCTGCCGCAGGTCTTGATCTGTCCGCCACCCAGAAGCGCCGGATTACCCGCAAAGGCCTTGACGGTCTGTCCCCCATTGAATTGCAGCAGCTGTTTTCCACAAAACTTTCAAATACAGCCTATGAATCGTACATGAAATCGGTTTTTGTCTCGGTCCATTGCGGCATGGATCATGGCCGGATGACAGAGCGATTATATGACACCTGGATGGCGCGCAATGACCGGATGGCTCTGTCCGTGGTTGAACTGTTCAATGCCGTGCAAACCCAAGACCGTGATAAAGCAGATCGAAAAACAGGACCTGTTGTTATCATAATAGGGACAGGACATACCGAGTATGGGTTAGGTGTCTTGGACCGGGTACATCATCTGAAACCGAACGTCACCCAGACAAATCTGGCCATAACGGAAATAGAAAGAGAACCCGCGGACCTGTCGCATTATTTAGCCCCTCTGTCCCTTGAAGGATTTGATCCGGTTCCCCCTGCAGATTTCCTGTGGTTCACCCAGCGGGTATCCTATGACGACCCGTGTGAAAAATTTAAAGCGGTATTAAAAAAAATGAAAACCCGCAAAAAAAAGGTAAAGCCATCAGATTTACTTTAG
- a CDS encoding TIGR00266 family protein, with the protein MQCHEVDYEIFGDDMQAVEVELDPGETVIAEAGAMNWMEQGIEFEAKMGDGSEADKGLMGKLFSAGKRAITGEGLFLTHFTNQAHDKKRVAFSAPYPGKIIPINMAAIGGQLICQKDAFLCAALGTKVSITFNQKLGAGFFGGEGFILQRLEGDGMAFVHAGGTIVKKELNGERLMVDTGCIVAFSQGIKYDIQRAGGLKSMFFGGEGLFLATLEGQGSVYLQSLPFSRLADRIISHAPSAGGSSKGEGSVLGGIGRLLDGN; encoded by the coding sequence ATGCAATGCCATGAAGTGGATTACGAAATTTTCGGGGATGACATGCAGGCTGTTGAGGTGGAACTGGATCCTGGCGAAACCGTGATTGCCGAGGCCGGGGCCATGAACTGGATGGAGCAGGGCATCGAATTTGAGGCAAAAATGGGGGACGGCTCTGAAGCAGACAAAGGGCTTATGGGTAAGCTCTTTAGTGCAGGCAAACGGGCGATCACCGGTGAAGGCCTGTTTCTCACCCATTTTACCAACCAGGCCCATGACAAAAAAAGAGTGGCCTTTTCCGCACCCTATCCCGGAAAAATTATTCCTATTAACATGGCCGCCATCGGCGGACAACTGATCTGCCAGAAAGATGCATTTTTATGCGCAGCCCTTGGCACAAAAGTTTCCATCACCTTTAACCAAAAACTTGGGGCCGGTTTTTTCGGTGGCGAAGGTTTTATTCTCCAGCGCCTGGAAGGTGACGGTATGGCGTTTGTTCATGCCGGCGGCACCATCGTTAAAAAAGAACTGAACGGCGAAAGGCTGATGGTGGATACCGGTTGCATTGTGGCCTTTTCCCAAGGAATCAAATATGACATACAGCGGGCAGGCGGCCTTAAATCCATGTTTTTCGGCGGCGAAGGTTTATTTCTGGCTACACTGGAAGGGCAAGGCAGCGTTTATCTGCAAAGTCTGCCGTTCTCCCGTCTGGCAGACCGCATCATCAGCCATGCGCCAAGTGCCGGGGGCTCATCTAAAGGTGAAGGATCTGTTTTAGGCGGCATTGGACGCCTGCTGGACGGAAATTAA
- the argS gene encoding arginine--tRNA ligase → MKTKIRTMVLDAARTSFEKGLLPSNQVPEFEVETPKHEGQGDFSANFAMVSAKLQKMAPAKIAKSLVEVMSDSAHTPLGSVLEKIEVAGPGFINFFLSPGAWHPVVDQVLNQDTTFGASDMGRGARVQVEFVSANPTGPLHVGHGRGAAVGDAVGNILSFAGFEVQKEYYINDSGRQIRTLGTSVWLRLQQMQGKTVDFPQDCYQGDYIRDIAQEVLDAQGKDLADTDEKQGIEICARFAAGKILAGIRSDLDDFGVRFDNWFSEQSLYDSGRVQAAIETFKEKDLIYQKDGALWFRTEKFGDEKDRVVVRNNGLTTYFASDIAYHDEKYERGFDRVIDVWGADHHGYIKRIDAAVVATGRKSEQFDVILVQLVNLLRDGKPVQMSTRAGEFVTLKDIVDEVGKDAARFMFLSRSYDSGLEFDLELAKKKSADNPVYYVQYVHARITGILNKAKDEGLIDQTDFKVGMNLEKLVTEEELNLIKQVAGFREQVEKSAAALHPHVIFTYLMTLASAFHAYYNQHKVIMDDKPLCLARLSLVLAVKKVIRNGLGLLGVSAPERM, encoded by the coding sequence ATGAAAACAAAAATTAGAACCATGGTCCTGGATGCAGCCCGTACTTCCTTCGAAAAGGGTTTACTGCCTTCGAACCAGGTGCCGGAATTTGAGGTTGAAACCCCTAAACATGAAGGCCAGGGCGATTTTTCAGCCAATTTTGCCATGGTGTCGGCAAAATTGCAGAAGATGGCCCCGGCAAAAATTGCCAAAAGTCTTGTTGAGGTCATGTCCGATAGTGCCCACACCCCTTTGGGTTCGGTACTGGAAAAAATAGAGGTGGCAGGACCCGGATTCATCAATTTCTTTTTATCCCCCGGGGCCTGGCACCCAGTGGTGGACCAAGTGCTGAACCAGGACACAACCTTTGGCGCTTCAGACATGGGCCGTGGGGCACGTGTCCAAGTTGAATTTGTATCGGCCAATCCCACGGGTCCCCTTCACGTGGGGCACGGCCGGGGGGCTGCTGTGGGGGATGCCGTCGGCAATATCCTCTCCTTTGCAGGCTTTGAGGTCCAAAAGGAATATTATATCAATGACTCCGGCCGCCAGATCAGAACCCTTGGCACATCGGTGTGGCTGCGCCTGCAACAGATGCAGGGAAAAACTGTGGATTTTCCCCAGGACTGCTACCAGGGCGATTATATCCGCGACATTGCCCAAGAGGTGCTTGATGCCCAGGGAAAAGACCTTGCTGATACCGATGAAAAACAGGGTATTGAGATCTGTGCACGATTTGCCGCCGGTAAAATTTTAGCCGGTATCCGGTCTGATTTAGATGATTTCGGTGTCCGGTTTGACAATTGGTTCAGCGAGCAAAGCCTTTATGACTCAGGCCGGGTCCAGGCAGCCATTGAAACCTTTAAAGAAAAAGATCTGATTTACCAAAAAGACGGAGCCCTTTGGTTTCGCACGGAAAAATTTGGGGATGAAAAGGACCGGGTGGTGGTGCGCAACAACGGACTGACCACTTATTTTGCATCGGACATCGCCTACCATGATGAAAAATACGAGCGCGGGTTTGACCGTGTCATTGATGTCTGGGGGGCGGATCACCATGGCTATATCAAGCGTATTGATGCGGCAGTGGTGGCCACGGGACGAAAGAGCGAACAATTTGATGTGATTCTGGTTCAGCTGGTCAATTTACTGCGGGATGGGAAACCCGTGCAGATGTCCACCCGGGCAGGAGAGTTTGTGACGCTTAAGGATATTGTGGACGAGGTGGGCAAGGATGCCGCGCGGTTCATGTTTTTAAGCCGCAGTTATGATTCAGGTCTTGAGTTTGATCTTGAACTGGCTAAAAAGAAGAGTGCTGATAATCCTGTCTATTATGTGCAGTACGTGCATGCCCGGATTACCGGGATTTTAAACAAGGCAAAGGATGAAGGCCTCATTGACCAGACAGATTTCAAAGTCGGTATGAATCTTGAAAAACTTGTGACCGAAGAGGAACTCAATCTGATCAAGCAGGTTGCAGGTTTCCGGGAACAGGTGGAAAAAAGTGCGGCAGCCCTTCACCCCCATGTTATTTTTACCTATTTGATGACCCTTGCATCGGCTTTTCATGCCTATTACAATCAGCATAAGGTTATCATGGACGACAAGCCGCTTTGCCTGGCCAGGCTTTCCCTGGTTCTGGCGGTTAAAAAAGTGATCCGTAACGGGTTGGGGCTTTTAGGGGTGTCTGCCCCTGAAAGAATGTAG
- a CDS encoding SPOR domain-containing protein produces the protein MFGLGLFVGRGSSPVLFETRPFQEYLGRMLSELSAKFPEKGKVDLKFYDVLDEPVYSPVKGTADDSGEITPGPETGEKTSMNPAPYNSQAEDIPVKRSRKLATWNKAGQGYDNATAPAPPAKKSASVKTYKKAAEKQTVTQSAPKVLKSKTQAGKKTDAVPQKTKPDTGKAPAPAHGGYTIQVASYKNLNDALAQMVLLNKKGITAYRASVKIDGKTWYRVRTGSFANYEAARTGLVKLAGSGVNGMVIKKE, from the coding sequence ATGTTTGGTCTTGGACTGTTTGTGGGCAGAGGATCAAGCCCGGTACTGTTTGAAACCCGGCCTTTCCAGGAGTACCTTGGTCGAATGCTCAGTGAACTTTCTGCCAAATTTCCTGAAAAGGGAAAAGTAGATCTTAAATTTTATGATGTCCTTGATGAACCGGTGTACTCTCCGGTTAAAGGAACAGCAGATGATTCCGGGGAAATTACCCCGGGGCCGGAAACCGGGGAAAAAACTTCGATGAATCCGGCACCGTACAATTCCCAGGCTGAAGATATCCCTGTCAAGCGCAGTAGAAAACTGGCCACCTGGAATAAGGCTGGTCAGGGTTATGACAATGCTACTGCCCCGGCACCGCCAGCTAAAAAGAGTGCTTCGGTAAAAACATATAAAAAAGCCGCTGAAAAACAAACCGTGACCCAATCTGCCCCCAAGGTTTTAAAGTCAAAAACCCAAGCAGGTAAAAAAACAGATGCGGTACCCCAAAAAACTAAACCGGATACCGGGAAAGCACCGGCACCTGCCCATGGTGGATACACCATTCAGGTTGCGTCATATAAAAATTTAAATGATGCTCTGGCCCAGATGGTTCTTTTAAATAAAAAGGGGATTACCGCCTATCGGGCCAGTGTGAAGATCGACGGAAAGACCTGGTACCGGGTCCGAACCGGCTCTTTTGCCAATTATGAAGCGGCCAGGACCGGTCTGGTAAAGCTTGCCGGTTCAGGTGTTAACGGCATGGTCATCAAAAAGGAATAA
- the gatC gene encoding Asp-tRNA(Asn)/Glu-tRNA(Gln) amidotransferase subunit GatC → MKISQQEVEKMAHLARLDVDDELKKTLAGQLSDILDYIDALKDVDVEGVIPASGAAFMNNVLREDEEKPSPGPDVTLANAPERDQDFYVVPRVVK, encoded by the coding sequence ATGAAAATATCACAGCAGGAAGTGGAAAAAATGGCCCATCTGGCCCGGCTGGATGTGGATGATGAACTTAAGAAAACCCTGGCAGGACAGCTCAGTGATATACTTGATTATATTGATGCCCTCAAGGACGTGGATGTTGAGGGGGTGATACCGGCATCCGGGGCGGCATTTATGAACAATGTGCTCAGGGAAGACGAGGAAAAACCGTCCCCGGGTCCGGATGTAACCTTGGCGAATGCACCGGAACGTGACCAGGACTTCTATGTGGTGCCAAGAGTGGTGAAGTAG
- the gatA gene encoding Asp-tRNA(Asn)/Glu-tRNA(Gln) amidotransferase subunit GatA, which translates to MNLHTLTIAQAQALLAKKEISSVELTRAFLDRIEKYDNTISAFITVDPELALEQAEQADRIIAKGENQAFTGIPVALKDVLCTKGVKTTCASKILENFVPQYDATVVEKFKAQDAVLIGKTNMDEFAMGSSTENSAFFATRNPWNTDHVPGGSSGGSAAAVAARFCAGAVGTDTGGSIRQPASHCGVVGLKPTYGRVSRFGVVAYASSLDQVGPITRDVADAAMMLNLMGGHDPKDSTSAPEQMPDFTKGIDMFKEQGLSGMTAGIPKEFLTLEGIDPEVKTMFESARKTLEGIGVTIKEISLPHTNYVVAAYYIIAPCEASANLARFDGVRYGVRDMESDDLIEMYKRTKSKGFGLEVQRRIIIGTYSLSSGYYDAYYGRASQVRALIMDDFKRAFEECDIILSPVAPTPAFKIGEKVADPLTMYLSDIFTLSCNMAGIPGISVPAGISSTGLPMGLQMMSRHFDEISLIRAGYGFEQAVGKDIELPEL; encoded by the coding sequence ATGAATCTGCATACCCTGACCATTGCCCAGGCCCAGGCCCTTCTGGCCAAAAAGGAAATATCTTCTGTTGAACTGACAAGGGCTTTTCTTGACCGTATTGAAAAATATGACAACACTATTTCAGCTTTTATTACTGTTGACCCAGAACTTGCCCTGGAACAGGCTGAACAGGCGGACCGGATTATTGCCAAAGGGGAGAACCAGGCATTTACCGGGATTCCCGTGGCCCTGAAAGATGTTTTATGTACAAAGGGGGTGAAAACCACCTGTGCATCTAAAATTCTTGAAAATTTTGTGCCCCAATACGATGCCACGGTGGTGGAGAAGTTTAAAGCACAGGATGCCGTGCTCATCGGCAAGACCAATATGGATGAATTCGCCATGGGCTCTTCCACCGAGAATTCAGCTTTTTTTGCCACCCGAAATCCCTGGAACACCGACCATGTACCCGGCGGCTCATCCGGCGGATCTGCCGCTGCCGTAGCGGCTCGGTTCTGCGCCGGGGCCGTGGGCACGGACACCGGCGGTTCCATCCGTCAACCCGCCTCCCATTGCGGCGTGGTGGGTCTGAAACCCACCTATGGCCGGGTGTCACGGTTTGGTGTGGTGGCCTATGCGTCATCCCTGGACCAGGTGGGGCCCATTACCCGGGACGTGGCCGACGCGGCCATGATGCTCAATCTCATGGGCGGTCATGATCCCAAAGATTCCACCAGTGCACCTGAACAGATGCCCGATTTTACAAAGGGTATTGACATGTTTAAAGAGCAGGGTCTTTCCGGAATGACCGCAGGCATCCCCAAGGAATTTTTAACGCTTGAAGGCATTGATCCCGAAGTCAAAACAATGTTCGAAAGTGCTCGCAAAACCCTGGAAGGGATAGGCGTTACAATTAAAGAGATCTCACTGCCCCATACCAATTATGTGGTGGCTGCCTACTATATCATTGCCCCCTGTGAAGCCAGTGCCAACCTGGCCCGGTTCGACGGGGTAAGATACGGGGTCAGGGATATGGAATCCGACGATCTCATTGAGATGTACAAGAGAACCAAGTCCAAAGGATTTGGACTCGAAGTCCAGCGCCGGATTATTATCGGCACGTATTCTTTGTCTTCGGGGTATTATGATGCCTATTATGGCCGTGCCTCCCAGGTGCGGGCCCTGATCATGGATGACTTTAAACGGGCCTTTGAAGAATGCGACATTATTTTGTCTCCTGTGGCACCGACGCCTGCCTTTAAAATTGGTGAGAAGGTGGCAGATCCCTTGACCATGTATTTAAGCGATATTTTTACCCTGTCCTGTAATATGGCAGGTATCCCCGGGATTTCAGTGCCTGCAGGTATTTCTTCCACCGGGCTCCCCATGGGGCTTCAGATGATGTCCCGGCATTTTGATGAAATATCCCTGATCCGGGCGGGATATGGATTTGAACAGGCTGTTGGCAAAGATATTGAATTGCCCGAATTGTAA